From a region of the Bradyrhizobium sp. KBS0727 genome:
- a CDS encoding 1-aminocyclopropane-1-carboxylate deaminase yields MLEKFERYPLTFGPTHIEKLERLTQHLGGKVELYAKREDCNSGLAFGGNKLRKLEYIIPDAIASNADTLVSIGGVQSNHTRMVAAVAAKIGMKCRLVQESWVPHEDAVYDRVGNILLSRVMGADVRLVDEGFDIGIRQSWEQAIADVKAAGGKPYAIPAGASVHKYGGLGYVGFAEEVRAQEKELGFAFDYIVVCTVTGSTHAGMLVGFAKDGRARKVIGIDASFTPAQTKAQVLDIARNTAGLVELGSEIVEDDVVLVEDYAYPAYGVPSEETKDAIRLCARLEGMITDPVYEGKSMQGMIDLVNKGYFPAGSKVLYAHLGGAPAINGYAYTFRNG; encoded by the coding sequence ATGCTGGAGAAATTCGAGCGCTATCCGCTGACCTTCGGACCTACCCATATCGAGAAGCTGGAGCGGTTGACGCAGCATCTCGGCGGCAAGGTCGAACTCTATGCCAAGCGCGAGGATTGCAATTCGGGACTCGCCTTCGGCGGCAACAAGCTGCGCAAGCTCGAATACATCATCCCCGACGCCATCGCCTCCAACGCCGATACGTTGGTCTCGATCGGCGGCGTGCAATCCAATCACACCCGCATGGTCGCCGCCGTGGCGGCCAAGATCGGCATGAAGTGCCGTCTGGTGCAGGAGAGCTGGGTGCCGCATGAGGACGCGGTCTACGATCGCGTCGGCAATATCCTGCTTAGCCGCGTCATGGGCGCCGACGTGCGGCTGGTGGACGAAGGTTTCGACATCGGTATCCGGCAAAGCTGGGAGCAGGCGATCGCGGATGTAAAGGCCGCGGGCGGCAAGCCCTATGCGATCCCGGCCGGCGCTTCCGTGCACAAATATGGCGGGCTCGGCTATGTCGGCTTCGCCGAGGAGGTTCGGGCCCAAGAGAAAGAGCTCGGCTTCGCCTTCGATTACATCGTGGTTTGCACGGTCACTGGTTCGACCCATGCCGGCATGCTGGTGGGATTTGCCAAGGACGGCCGCGCGCGCAAGGTAATCGGCATCGACGCGTCCTTTACCCCGGCGCAGACCAAGGCCCAGGTGCTCGACATCGCCCGCAACACCGCAGGCCTCGTCGAACTCGGCAGCGAGATCGTCGAGGACGACGTCGTGCTCGTCGAAGACTATGCCTATCCCGCCTACGGCGTTCCTTCCGAGGAGACCAAGGACGCCATCCGGCTCTGCGCGCGCCTCGAAGGCATGATCACCGATCCGGTCTACGAGGGAAAATCCATGCAGGGCATGATCGACCTCGTCAACAAGGGCTATTTCCCCGCGGGCTCGAAGGTGCTCTACGCCCATCTCGGCGGTGCGCCGGCGATCAACGGATACGCTTATACGTTCCGCAACGGATGA
- a CDS encoding Lrp/AsnC family transcriptional regulator encodes MAGPLDRTDLKILRLLQNSGRLSNAELAETVGVSAATCHRRTQRLFDDGFIGEVRAMVAPRKVGKGALVMVGVVLDRSTPESFAAFERAIAKLKFVLDCHLVAGDFDYFLKIRVGDMEDFNRIHGDQLIALPGVRQTRTFFVMKEVVDNAPLDF; translated from the coding sequence ATGGCGGGTCCGCTCGACCGCACCGACCTCAAGATCTTGCGTTTGCTGCAGAATAGCGGCCGGCTGAGCAATGCCGAACTGGCCGAAACGGTCGGCGTCAGCGCAGCTACCTGTCATCGCCGCACCCAACGCCTGTTCGACGATGGCTTTATCGGCGAGGTCAGGGCGATGGTGGCGCCGCGCAAGGTCGGCAAAGGCGCGCTGGTCATGGTCGGTGTTGTGCTCGACCGCTCCACGCCGGAAAGCTTTGCGGCCTTTGAGCGGGCGATCGCGAAGCTGAAATTCGTGCTCGATTGCCATCTGGTGGCCGGCGATTTCGACTATTTTCTCAAAATCCGCGTCGGCGACATGGAGGATTTCAACCGCATCCATGGCGATCAACTGATCGCGCTGCCAGGCGTCCGCCAGACCCGGACTTTCTTCGTCATGAAGGAGGTGGTCGACAATGCACCGCTGGATTTTTGA
- a CDS encoding GcrA family cell cycle regulator: MEWNASDVALLTALWTKGHSAAQIARRLGYSRNAVCAKLLRMGLKRGHKPPTANPKIIARPSLAACHRPVEKVMSSHKPKPKEFTKRQLCEMLAEAAANTARLLR; encoded by the coding sequence ATGGAGTGGAACGCCTCCGACGTTGCGTTACTCACAGCGCTTTGGACCAAGGGCCACAGCGCCGCGCAGATCGCGCGCCGTCTCGGGTATAGCCGTAACGCGGTCTGCGCCAAGTTGCTGCGCATGGGCCTGAAGCGCGGTCACAAGCCGCCAACCGCCAATCCCAAGATCATCGCGAGGCCATCGTTGGCGGCATGCCACCGCCCGGTGGAAAAGGTGATGTCTTCACACAAGCCAAAGCCTAAGGAATTCACCAAGCGCCAGCTCTGCGAGATGCTGGCTGAGGCCGCCGCTAACACTGCGCGACTGCTTCGATGA
- a CDS encoding isoprenylcysteine carboxylmethyltransferase family protein, whose protein sequence is MRGAAAVIGTAIFFVFVPCVLAGVVPWWISRWEFQLSFLGVELTRFVGAALILAGVAGLVDSFVRFALQGLGTPAPIAPPQHLVVTGLYRYVRNPMYVAVVAVILGQAILFGDWRLMTYGGLMWLAFHAFVLTYEEPVLAQKFGAQYEDFRASVPRWIPRLSPWRTA, encoded by the coding sequence ATGCGCGGAGCCGCCGCCGTCATCGGTACCGCCATCTTCTTCGTGTTCGTGCCCTGCGTGCTGGCCGGGGTGGTCCCGTGGTGGATTTCGCGCTGGGAGTTCCAGTTGTCGTTCCTCGGAGTCGAACTCACGCGCTTCGTCGGCGCCGCGCTGATTCTTGCCGGCGTAGCCGGGCTCGTGGATTCATTCGTGCGTTTTGCGCTGCAGGGGCTCGGCACGCCGGCGCCGATCGCCCCGCCCCAACACCTCGTCGTTACCGGCCTGTATCGCTACGTGCGCAATCCCATGTACGTTGCCGTCGTCGCCGTCATTCTGGGCCAAGCGATCCTGTTCGGCGACTGGCGTCTCATGACTTACGGCGGGCTCATGTGGCTCGCCTTCCACGCCTTTGTCCTGACGTACGAGGAGCCGGTGCTTGCTCAGAAGTTTGGGGCCCAGTACGAGGATTTTCGGGCCAGCGTTCCGCGGTGGATTCCGCGGCTGTCTCCATGGCGCACCGCATAA
- a CDS encoding IS110 family transposase, translating into MMYSGIDLHSNNSVVAIIDDADRVVAQKRLPNDIAKIVGFLARWQDELAGVVVESTYNWYWLVDGLRDADFHVHLANTAAIKQYEGLKHSGDETDAQHLAHLLRLGILPTGTILPREHRVVRDLARKRMQLVQSCTAHVLAVENIMARQLGGRMTSNQIKRLTDDTIDSLPLAADVGLAIKANVAVIATLQSQVEVLEKRLQERVKPRPQYGLLTSVPGIGQTLATVILLETGPIDRFADVSNFASYARCVDSVHTSNRKKKGEGNVKNGNRYLAWAFVEAANFARRFCPEARRFHERKKAKTNNVVATKALAHKLARASYHILKEGKPFDVTRCFA; encoded by the coding sequence ATGATGTATAGCGGAATTGATCTGCATTCGAACAACAGCGTCGTCGCGATTATCGACGATGCTGATCGGGTTGTGGCGCAGAAGCGCCTGCCCAACGACATCGCGAAGATCGTAGGCTTTCTGGCTCGATGGCAAGACGAATTGGCCGGCGTGGTGGTCGAGTCGACCTACAACTGGTATTGGCTGGTCGACGGTTTGCGGGATGCGGACTTCCACGTGCATCTCGCCAACACGGCGGCGATCAAGCAGTACGAAGGACTGAAGCACAGCGGCGATGAGACCGATGCGCAGCACCTTGCGCACCTGCTGCGATTGGGAATCCTGCCGACGGGTACGATCCTGCCGAGGGAGCATCGCGTCGTGCGCGATCTGGCGCGCAAGCGCATGCAGCTGGTGCAGTCATGCACGGCACATGTCCTGGCGGTGGAAAACATCATGGCCAGGCAGCTCGGTGGGCGGATGACCAGCAATCAGATCAAGCGGCTGACCGACGATACGATCGACAGCCTGCCACTGGCGGCGGATGTAGGCTTGGCAATCAAGGCCAACGTTGCCGTCATCGCGACACTGCAGTCACAGGTCGAGGTTCTGGAGAAGCGCCTACAAGAACGCGTCAAGCCCCGACCGCAATACGGCTTGTTAACTAGCGTGCCGGGCATCGGCCAGACGCTCGCCACCGTCATTCTTCTGGAAACCGGTCCGATCGATCGGTTTGCCGACGTCAGCAACTTTGCGTCCTATGCGCGCTGTGTCGACAGCGTGCACACCAGCAATCGCAAGAAGAAGGGCGAAGGCAACGTCAAGAACGGCAACAGATATCTTGCCTGGGCCTTCGTCGAGGCGGCGAACTTCGCCAGGCGCTTTTGCCCCGAGGCCAGGCGTTTCCACGAGCGCAAGAAGGCCAAGACCAACAACGTTGTCGCCACCAAGGCGTTGGCGCACAAGCTGGCGCGCGCCAGCTATCACATTCTGAAGGAGGGCAAGCCGTTCGACGTAACGCGTTGCTTTGCCTGA
- a CDS encoding DUF2786 domain-containing protein — MDQRDIGGLDKLKARVQALRAKTIDNGCTEDEALSAAAKVAELLDRYDLSLTDLELRAAPCERRVYETHRKKRIPLDDCIGAIARFCDCRVWREKDAAGESSYVFFGLRPDIEVAHYLTELIDAAVRAELGRFKTSADYGRLRHQERHLANASFALGMVASIADKLMAMKASRDDVNHSTGRGLVVLKTSVVDAEFDKLNMKLRTLRSNSRMVSMMAYEAGGAAGASVAINPGISTSPPRAAGKRN, encoded by the coding sequence GTGGACCAGCGCGATATCGGCGGGCTCGACAAGCTGAAGGCCCGCGTTCAGGCCTTGCGCGCCAAGACCATCGACAATGGTTGCACCGAGGACGAGGCGTTGTCGGCGGCCGCCAAGGTCGCGGAGTTGCTCGATCGCTACGACCTGTCACTGACCGACCTCGAGCTGCGCGCGGCGCCGTGCGAGCGTCGTGTCTATGAGACCCATCGCAAGAAGCGAATTCCTCTCGACGACTGCATCGGCGCGATCGCTCGTTTCTGTGATTGCCGGGTCTGGCGCGAGAAGGATGCGGCTGGCGAGAGCAGCTATGTTTTCTTTGGTCTGCGCCCGGATATCGAGGTCGCGCATTATTTGACCGAGCTGATCGATGCCGCGGTGCGCGCCGAACTCGGTCGCTTCAAGACTTCGGCCGATTACGGCCGGTTGCGGCACCAGGAGCGGCATCTGGCCAACGCCTCGTTCGCGCTGGGGATGGTGGCTTCGATTGCGGACAAGCTGATGGCGATGAAGGCCAGTCGCGATGATGTCAACCACAGCACGGGCCGCGGGCTGGTTGTCCTCAAGACCTCGGTGGTCGATGCCGAATTCGACAAGCTCAACATGAAGCTGCGGACCCTGCGCAGCAATAGCCGGATGGTGTCGATGATGGCCTATGAAGCCGGAGGCGCCGCCGGCGCGTCGGTGGCCATAAATCCCGGCATCAGCACGTCGCCACCACGGGCCGCCGGGAAACGCAACTGA
- a CDS encoding SLC26A/SulP transporter family protein — MEAKTAASRRANFSAATVRGDVVAGLVSSTVAIPLAMAFGMFAFVTLGDEYFAYGAMAGLMSAFIAGVVCVVLGDRSTRVYAPRITTTFFLGLLLYSLLHRDTAGGGEPSVPATLLVFFAIILLGGVFQALFGLMRLGSLIKFAPHPVMAGFQNMAAVLLFLVQLGNVLGFDHNVRFTRVFGALDETRPLSLLVAALTFAAMWNARRITTRLPPMLVGLGCGILAYYALVIVGLGGSLGPIIGSPTASAAMRTVLVDFSGLAMAAPLEQSWPLIVSSALALAIIASIDALLCAKLASRPGELRAGDDSLLVRLGIANAISAAFGGITSGINIGPSLANRAFGAQSPLSVLVNAAAVLAAATLLFPLLAYIPRAVLSAAVMVVAIQHIEPWTRQLAQRLISPGTPQRGAIALDLGVCLFVSLLSIAVNVVLAVFIGIVLAVFLFVVRMSRSNIRKLYRCDNVRSRRYRDPAELAVLHAQGASVLVIELQGALFFGSAERLAQIVERETAQGTIVLLLEMRRITEIDSTGARILGDIDAALAARGIKLALVLSARTETAARLADIFHAPDRFFPDIDRAIEWAEDDLLRQTAAAPSSEWPLERLPLVSDFTAGQIERLRSWLEPVAWSAGEVVFHSGDPGSSLYLVTQGRASVHILHDGGDIRLATFAPGAVFGELALLDRGPRSATITADEDLKAFGLSEASFAVLCQQQPDLAIKLLTALGRELSVRIRYANMTIQQLET; from the coding sequence ATGGAAGCAAAGACGGCCGCGTCGCGGCGAGCGAACTTCAGCGCGGCCACAGTGCGCGGCGACGTCGTTGCCGGCCTCGTCTCTTCGACGGTCGCCATTCCGCTGGCGATGGCGTTCGGCATGTTCGCCTTTGTCACGCTGGGCGACGAATATTTCGCCTATGGCGCGATGGCGGGGCTGATGTCGGCGTTTATCGCCGGCGTGGTGTGCGTGGTGCTCGGCGATCGCTCCACCCGCGTCTACGCGCCGCGCATCACCACCACCTTCTTCCTCGGCCTGCTGCTGTATTCCCTGCTGCATCGCGACACCGCCGGGGGCGGCGAGCCAAGCGTGCCGGCCACGCTGCTGGTGTTCTTTGCCATCATCCTGCTCGGCGGCGTATTCCAGGCGCTGTTCGGCCTGATGCGGCTGGGCTCGCTGATCAAGTTCGCGCCGCATCCGGTCATGGCGGGATTCCAGAACATGGCAGCGGTGCTGCTGTTTCTGGTGCAACTCGGCAATGTGCTCGGCTTCGATCATAATGTGCGGTTTACGCGCGTGTTCGGCGCGCTCGATGAGACGCGGCCGCTGAGTCTGCTGGTTGCGGCGCTGACCTTTGCGGCGATGTGGAACGCGCGCCGGATCACGACCAGATTGCCGCCGATGCTGGTCGGGCTCGGCTGCGGCATCCTGGCTTACTACGCGCTTGTCATCGTCGGGCTCGGCGGCAGCTTAGGGCCGATCATCGGTTCGCCGACGGCGAGTGCCGCGATGCGTACCGTGCTGGTCGACTTTTCCGGCCTGGCGATGGCCGCTCCGCTGGAGCAGTCGTGGCCGTTGATCGTCTCGAGCGCGCTGGCGCTGGCGATCATCGCGTCGATCGACGCGCTGCTGTGCGCCAAACTCGCCAGCCGGCCCGGCGAACTGCGCGCCGGCGACGACAGCCTGCTGGTTCGTCTCGGCATCGCCAATGCGATTTCGGCGGCCTTTGGCGGCATCACCAGCGGCATCAACATCGGGCCCAGCCTCGCCAACCGTGCCTTCGGTGCGCAAAGCCCGCTCTCCGTGCTCGTCAATGCCGCGGCCGTGCTGGCGGCGGCGACGCTGCTGTTTCCGCTGCTCGCCTACATCCCGCGGGCAGTGCTGTCGGCGGCGGTGATGGTGGTCGCGATCCAGCATATCGAGCCCTGGACCCGGCAACTGGCGCAGCGCCTGATCAGCCCGGGGACGCCGCAGCGCGGCGCCATCGCGCTCGATCTCGGCGTTTGCCTGTTCGTTTCGCTGCTGTCGATCGCCGTCAATGTCGTGCTGGCGGTGTTCATCGGCATCGTGCTTGCGGTGTTTCTGTTCGTGGTTCGCATGAGCCGCTCGAATATTCGAAAGCTCTATCGCTGCGACAATGTCCGTTCGCGGCGCTACCGCGACCCGGCCGAGCTGGCGGTACTGCATGCGCAGGGCGCTTCGGTGCTGGTGATCGAGCTGCAGGGCGCACTGTTCTTCGGCAGCGCCGAGCGGCTGGCGCAAATCGTCGAGCGCGAGACCGCGCAAGGCACCATTGTTCTTTTACTGGAAATGCGGCGCATTACCGAGATCGACTCGACCGGCGCCCGTATCCTCGGTGATATCGACGCGGCGCTTGCCGCGCGCGGTATCAAGCTCGCGCTGGTCCTGTCCGCGCGCACCGAGACCGCCGCCCGTCTCGCCGACATCTTCCACGCGCCCGACCGCTTCTTTCCGGATATCGACCGGGCGATCGAATGGGCCGAAGACGATCTGCTCCGGCAGACCGCCGCAGCGCCTTCGTCGGAATGGCCGCTCGAGCGGCTGCCGCTGGTCAGCGATTTCACGGCAGGCCAGATCGAGCGGTTGCGAAGTTGGCTCGAGCCGGTGGCGTGGTCGGCCGGAGAGGTCGTGTTTCACAGCGGCGATCCCGGCTCGTCGCTCTATCTCGTCACGCAGGGTCGGGCCAGCGTCCACATCCTGCACGACGGCGGCGACATCAGGCTGGCGACGTTCGCGCCAGGTGCCGTGTTCGGCGAACTCGCGCTGCTCGATCGCGGGCCACGCTCGGCCACCATCACGGCTGACGAGGATCTCAAGGCGTTCGGCTTGAGCGAGGCGTCCTTTGCGGTGCTGTGCCAGCAGCAGCCGGATCTCGCGATCAAGCTGCTGACGGCGCTGGGCCGCGAGTTGAGCGTGCGGATTCGCTACGCCAACATGACGATCCAGCAGCTGGAAACCTAG
- the recQ gene encoding DNA helicase RecQ produces MPAPAARHRDNAPDALSVLNAVFGLPAFRGAQEEIVRHVTGGGNCLVLMPTGGGKSLCYQLPSLLRDGCGIVVSPLIALMRDQVAGLLEAGVKAAVLNSTLSYEEANDVERRLLAGDLDLLYVAPERLLTPRCLSLLDRAKIALFAIDEAHCVSQWGHDFRPEYIGLSVLAERFPEVPRIALTATADELTRKEIADRLGLTDAPCFVASFDRPNIRYEIVEKQNAPTQLKAFIDERHAGDAGIVYCLSRAKVEDTATALTKAGIPALPYHAGLDASVRARNQDRFINEDGVVMVATIAFGMGIDKPDVRFVAHLDLPKSIEAYYQETGRAGRDGKPSSAWMAYGLSDIVQQRRMIDESTGSDAFKRVSVGKLDALVGLAEAAGCRRSRLLGYFGEAVKSGNCGNCDNCLSPPQLLDGKVAAQKVLSCAYRTGQRFGAMHLIDVLVGRLTERVTQFGHDKLSVFGIGTELNEKQWRAVVRQLVAMGHLAADSEAFGALKLTDSARGVLKGETEVMLREAPAGARVRGSRSKSRRGDLAPRATGEGRPNDAGLQTDLRAWRSEIARKRGVPAYVVLHDATIDGIAASRPTTLNELRNIPGIGDKKLEHYGDELIALVRAAQA; encoded by the coding sequence ATGCCTGCCCCTGCAGCCCGTCACCGCGACAATGCCCCCGATGCGCTGTCCGTGCTGAACGCCGTGTTCGGCCTGCCGGCGTTTCGCGGCGCGCAGGAAGAAATCGTCCGCCACGTCACTGGCGGCGGCAATTGCCTGGTGTTGATGCCGACCGGCGGCGGCAAGTCGCTGTGCTATCAATTGCCTTCCCTGTTGCGCGACGGCTGCGGCATCGTGGTCTCGCCGCTGATCGCGCTGATGCGCGACCAGGTCGCGGGGCTGCTGGAAGCCGGCGTCAAGGCGGCGGTGCTGAACTCCACGCTGTCCTATGAGGAAGCCAATGACGTCGAGCGGCGTCTGCTGGCGGGCGATCTCGACCTGCTGTACGTGGCGCCCGAACGGCTGTTGACGCCACGTTGCCTGAGCCTGCTCGATCGCGCCAAAATTGCGCTGTTTGCGATCGACGAGGCGCATTGCGTGTCGCAATGGGGGCATGATTTCCGCCCCGAATATATCGGCCTGTCGGTGCTCGCCGAACGTTTCCCCGAGGTGCCGCGCATCGCACTGACGGCGACCGCCGACGAACTGACCCGCAAGGAGATCGCCGACCGGCTCGGCCTTACTGACGCGCCCTGCTTTGTCGCGAGCTTCGACCGCCCGAACATTCGCTATGAAATCGTCGAGAAGCAGAACGCGCCGACCCAGCTCAAGGCCTTCATCGACGAGCGCCACGCCGGCGACGCCGGCATCGTCTATTGCCTGTCGCGCGCCAAGGTCGAAGACACCGCCACCGCGTTGACCAAGGCCGGCATCCCCGCTCTGCCCTATCATGCCGGCCTCGACGCCAGCGTTCGTGCCCGCAACCAGGATCGCTTCATCAACGAGGACGGCGTCGTGATGGTCGCCACCATCGCGTTCGGCATGGGCATCGACAAGCCCGACGTGCGCTTCGTGGCGCATCTCGATTTGCCGAAGAGCATCGAGGCCTATTACCAGGAAACCGGGCGTGCGGGGCGCGACGGCAAGCCGTCGAGCGCCTGGATGGCCTATGGCCTGTCCGACATCGTGCAGCAGCGCCGCATGATCGACGAGTCCACGGGGTCCGACGCGTTCAAGCGCGTGTCGGTCGGCAAGCTCGATGCGCTGGTCGGTCTCGCCGAAGCCGCGGGCTGCCGGCGCAGCCGCCTGCTCGGCTACTTCGGCGAGGCGGTCAAGTCAGGCAATTGCGGCAATTGCGACAACTGCCTGTCGCCGCCGCAGCTTCTCGACGGCAAGGTCGCGGCGCAAAAAGTCCTGTCCTGCGCCTACCGTACCGGGCAGCGTTTTGGCGCCATGCATCTGATCGATGTGCTGGTCGGCCGCCTCACCGAGCGCGTCACCCAGTTCGGTCACGACAAATTATCGGTGTTCGGCATCGGTACCGAACTCAACGAAAAACAGTGGCGCGCCGTGGTCCGGCAACTGGTCGCGATGGGTCATCTTGCGGCCGATAGCGAAGCCTTTGGCGCGCTGAAGCTGACGGACAGCGCGCGCGGCGTGCTGAAGGGCGAGACCGAAGTCATGCTGCGCGAGGCGCCCGCTGGAGCGCGTGTCCGCGGCAGCCGGAGCAAATCGCGACGCGGCGATCTGGCGCCGCGCGCCACCGGTGAAGGCCGGCCCAACGATGCCGGTTTGCAGACCGACCTCAGGGCATGGCGTTCGGAAATTGCGCGCAAACGCGGCGTGCCCGCCTATGTCGTGCTGCACGATGCGACGATCGACGGCATCGCCGCTTCGCGCCCGACGACGCTCAACGAGCTTCGCAACATCCCAGGAATCGGCGACAAGAAGCTCGAGCATTACGGCGATGAGTTGATCGCGCTGGTGCGGGCGGCGCAGGCGTGA
- a CDS encoding S1C family serine protease yields the protein MVMIDSSGGWSLAFAHDKWSLTTGEAFPLTLTFDGQQPFNVHGVPIGEKLVRVPMPITSSLITQFRKARAMTAYTQGQLFQFNLDQTAQLLPALVNCVTKTKQGGTASAGDFSVPVAKPVVATTTAPPAKPDKLFDQTGTGFLVSTNGHVVTNQHVVDGCVGDIQGNLTGEAPATLRLVSSDETNDLALLQVPGTFKEVAKIKDKAVQSGDSVIAIGFPFHGLLTSDFTVTTGIVSSLSGLLNDTRFLQISAAVQPGNSGGPLLAASGDVVGVVAAKLDALKVVRATGNIPENINFAIKTGALRDFLDNSVVPYQISDAKTELKTTDIARNARAFTFLISCKVKTKNETARK from the coding sequence ATGGTGATGATCGATAGCAGTGGGGGGTGGAGCCTCGCCTTTGCTCACGACAAATGGTCGCTGACCACAGGGGAAGCTTTTCCGCTCACCCTTACCTTCGACGGCCAGCAGCCGTTCAACGTCCACGGAGTGCCAATTGGCGAAAAGCTGGTCCGTGTCCCCATGCCGATCACTTCATCGCTGATCACTCAGTTTCGAAAAGCGAGGGCCATGACGGCCTATACGCAGGGGCAGCTTTTCCAGTTCAATCTCGATCAAACTGCGCAGTTGTTGCCGGCGTTGGTGAATTGCGTCACCAAGACCAAGCAGGGTGGCACCGCCAGTGCCGGTGACTTCTCCGTCCCGGTCGCCAAACCGGTGGTCGCAACCACAACGGCGCCGCCGGCCAAGCCCGACAAACTGTTTGACCAGACCGGCACGGGTTTCCTCGTCAGCACGAACGGCCATGTCGTGACCAACCAGCATGTCGTCGATGGGTGCGTCGGAGACATTCAGGGCAACCTGACCGGTGAGGCGCCCGCCACTCTGCGTCTGGTTTCAAGCGACGAGACCAATGACCTCGCGCTGCTTCAGGTGCCCGGCACGTTCAAGGAGGTCGCGAAAATCAAGGACAAGGCGGTCCAGTCCGGCGACAGCGTCATTGCGATCGGTTTTCCGTTTCATGGACTGCTCACCTCCGATTTCACGGTTACGACGGGAATCGTCAGCTCGCTCAGCGGCCTCCTGAACGACACGCGATTCCTGCAGATCAGCGCCGCCGTTCAACCCGGCAATAGCGGCGGGCCGCTGCTGGCGGCCAGCGGTGACGTGGTCGGCGTGGTTGCCGCGAAATTGGACGCGTTGAAGGTCGTCAGGGCGACGGGCAACATCCCCGAGAATATCAATTTCGCGATCAAGACCGGTGCGCTGCGGGATTTTCTGGATAACAGCGTCGTGCCGTACCAGATTTCCGACGCCAAGACCGAACTGAAGACGACGGACATCGCGCGTAATGCAAGGGCGTTTACCTTTTTGATTTCCTGCAAGGTAAAAACGAAGAACGAGACGGCAAGGAAATAG
- a CDS encoding phospholipid-binding protein yields MRIQMCLCAVGLLVASTVNASAFSATFKWCGGPSPVFSLSGVPSGTKTLQFHMIDLDKPDYNHGGGNVAYTGQKAIPCGALNNYSPPSPPSGSHNYRFDVTAIGAGGTLGTASSTRKFPEK; encoded by the coding sequence ATGCGTATTCAGATGTGTCTTTGCGCGGTCGGTCTGCTGGTCGCAAGCACGGTCAATGCGTCGGCCTTTTCGGCAACCTTCAAATGGTGTGGTGGACCTTCTCCGGTGTTTTCGTTGAGCGGCGTTCCGAGCGGGACGAAAACACTTCAATTCCACATGATTGACCTAGATAAACCGGACTACAATCACGGCGGCGGCAATGTTGCCTACACCGGACAAAAGGCAATTCCTTGCGGTGCGCTGAACAACTATTCGCCCCCGAGCCCCCCGAGCGGCAGCCACAACTATCGATTTGATGTTACGGCGATCGGCGCAGGCGGAACGCTAGGAACTGCAAGTTCCACGCGAAAGTTTCCTGAGAAATAG
- a CDS encoding Hpt domain-containing protein, translating into MKEAPQFDPSVFRGLCSELGNEDAAEVLQTFLDDTPRKLVIMISDVTDRPSIRRAAHSIKSSAATFGFAELSTLARDLESGIGGMSALQLHDCVGTLRRAFEKTVEFARANLLQGAY; encoded by the coding sequence ATGAAAGAAGCGCCCCAGTTCGACCCATCCGTGTTCCGCGGGCTCTGTTCCGAACTCGGAAACGAAGACGCTGCCGAGGTGTTGCAGACTTTCCTGGACGATACACCGCGCAAGCTGGTCATCATGATATCGGATGTGACGGATCGCCCGTCGATCAGGCGGGCCGCACATTCGATCAAGAGTTCGGCGGCGACCTTCGGCTTTGCAGAATTGTCGACGCTGGCGCGCGATCTCGAATCCGGCATCGGGGGCATGAGCGCCCTGCAGTTGCATGACTGCGTCGGAACGCTCCGCCGGGCATTCGAGAAAACGGTGGAATTTGCGCGGGCGAACCTGCTGCAGGGCGCCTACTGA